From Haloarcula sp. CBA1127, a single genomic window includes:
- a CDS encoding 30S ribosomal protein S14 yields the protein MSESETTDEPDSETASSERTGQLESCQRCGREQGLVGKYDIWLCRQCFREISRGMGFRKYS from the coding sequence ATGAGCGAAAGTGAAACCACAGACGAGCCCGATTCCGAGACGGCATCCAGTGAGCGAACTGGCCAGCTCGAGTCCTGTCAGCGCTGCGGTCGCGAACAGGGACTCGTCGGCAAGTACGACATCTGGCTGTGCCGCCAGTGCTTCCGCGAGATTTCGCGTGGCATGGGCTTCAGGAAGTACAGCTAA
- a CDS encoding 30S ribosomal protein S8, whose translation MTGNDPFANALSALNNAESVGHLEQTVSPASNEIGSVLEVFYDRGYIDGFSFVDDGKAGEFEVELKGAINECGPVKPRYSAGADEFEKWEKRFLPARDYGTLVVTTSHGIMSHYEAREQGVGGQVIAYVY comes from the coding sequence ATGACAGGGAACGACCCATTTGCCAACGCACTGTCGGCGCTTAACAACGCCGAAAGCGTCGGGCACCTAGAGCAGACAGTATCGCCCGCTTCGAACGAGATCGGCAGCGTCCTCGAGGTCTTCTACGACCGCGGGTACATCGACGGATTCAGTTTCGTCGACGACGGCAAAGCCGGCGAGTTCGAAGTTGAACTGAAAGGAGCCATCAACGAGTGTGGCCCGGTCAAGCCCCGCTACTCTGCGGGCGCAGACGAGTTCGAGAAGTGGGAGAAGCGGTTCCTCCCCGCCCGTGACTACGGGACCCTCGTCGTGACGACCAGCCACGGCATCATGAGCCACTACGAGGCTCGTGAGCAGGGCGTTGGTGGCCAAGTCATCGCGTACGTATACTAA
- a CDS encoding 50S ribosomal protein L6 — MPRVELEIPEDVDAEQDHLDITVEGDNGSVTRRLWYPDIDVSVDGDTVVIESDEDNAKTMSTIGTFQSHIENMFHGVTEGWEYGMEVFYSHFPMQVDVEGDEVVIENFLGEKAPRRTTIHGDTDVEIDGEELTISGPDIEAVGQTAADIEQLTRINDKDVRVFQDGVYITRKPNRGDA, encoded by the coding sequence ATGCCACGAGTAGAACTGGAGATTCCGGAGGACGTGGACGCCGAGCAGGACCACCTTGACATCACTGTCGAGGGGGACAACGGCAGCGTCACGCGTCGGCTCTGGTACCCTGACATCGACGTGTCTGTCGACGGCGACACGGTCGTCATCGAATCCGATGAGGACAACGCCAAGACGATGTCGACGATCGGTACCTTCCAGAGCCACATCGAGAACATGTTCCACGGCGTGACCGAGGGCTGGGAGTACGGTATGGAGGTCTTTTACTCTCACTTCCCGATGCAGGTCGACGTCGAGGGTGACGAAGTCGTCATCGAGAACTTCCTGGGCGAGAAGGCCCCCCGCCGCACGACGATCCACGGCGACACGGACGTCGAAATCGACGGCGAGGAGCTGACCATCAGCGGTCCCGACATCGAGGCCGTCGGCCAGACCGCCGCGGACATCGAACAGCTCACGCGCATCAACGACAAGGACGTGCGTGTGTTCCAGGACGGGGTGTACATCACCCGCAAACCAAACCGAGGTGACGCCTGA